The following coding sequences lie in one Oceanicola sp. 502str15 genomic window:
- the dacB gene encoding D-alanyl-D-alanine carboxypeptidase/D-alanyl-D-alanine-endopeptidase: protein MSAPTLSRRFVLAGLLTSAASCSLAEAPERSLRPVAKPSGSDGTGRRASGAEALIEAAKLNGKVGFVVADARTGQVLESHNPLLPLPPASTAKAITTLYAMERLGPGFRFATDVIATGPVSGGVVQGDIVLAGSGDPTLDTNRLADLAARMRTAGVSGATGRLRIYEGALPQLRTIDPGQPDHVGYSPGISGLNLNYNRVHFEWKRAGGGYSVAMDARSDKYRPAVRSARMSVAERSLPVYTYEQRGGVDQWTVASRALGKGGSRWLPVRNPGAYAAEVFQSLLAAQGVRLELGDPVRSRPGGKVLAQVLSDDLRTVTRDMLKWSTNLTAEVVGMTASARGGQTPRSLRDSGGDMSRWLEARIGANKARFVDHSGLGDASEISCREMVSALTDLAPKLGLRPLLKPIPMRNSAGQVLDGHPLQIVAKTGTLNFVSALAGYVKAPDGTDLAFAMFMADEPRRKRLSKAERESPEGGSAWNKRAKNLQLRLIERWAALYTG, encoded by the coding sequence ATGAGCGCCCCCACCCTCTCCCGCCGTTTCGTGCTGGCCGGTCTTCTGACCTCTGCCGCCTCCTGTTCCCTCGCCGAAGCGCCCGAGCGCTCGCTGCGTCCTGTCGCAAAGCCCTCGGGCAGCGACGGCACCGGACGCCGGGCCAGCGGCGCCGAGGCGCTGATCGAGGCGGCCAAGCTCAACGGCAAGGTCGGCTTCGTGGTGGCCGATGCCCGCACCGGGCAGGTGCTCGAATCGCACAACCCGCTGCTGCCCCTGCCGCCCGCCTCCACCGCCAAGGCGATCACCACGCTTTACGCGATGGAGCGGCTCGGCCCCGGCTTTCGCTTCGCCACCGATGTCATCGCAACCGGCCCGGTTTCCGGCGGGGTGGTGCAGGGCGATATCGTGCTCGCCGGCTCCGGCGACCCCACGCTCGACACCAACCGCCTCGCCGACCTGGCCGCCCGCATGCGCACGGCCGGGGTGAGCGGGGCCACGGGCCGCCTGAGGATCTACGAGGGCGCCCTTCCGCAGTTGCGCACCATCGACCCGGGCCAGCCCGACCACGTGGGCTATTCGCCGGGCATCTCGGGGTTGAACCTCAATTACAACCGCGTCCATTTCGAGTGGAAGCGGGCCGGGGGCGGCTACTCGGTCGCCATGGACGCCCGCTCCGACAAGTATCGCCCCGCCGTCCGCAGCGCCCGCATGAGCGTGGCCGAGCGGTCGCTGCCGGTCTACACCTACGAGCAGCGCGGCGGGGTCGACCAATGGACCGTCGCCAGCCGGGCGCTGGGCAAGGGCGGCTCGCGCTGGCTGCCGGTGCGCAACCCCGGTGCCTATGCCGCCGAGGTGTTCCAGTCGCTGTTGGCGGCGCAGGGGGTGCGGCTCGAACTGGGCGATCCTGTGCGCAGCAGGCCCGGCGGCAAGGTGCTGGCCCAGGTGCTCTCCGACGACCTGCGGACCGTCACCCGCGACATGCTGAAATGGTCCACCAACCTGACGGCAGAGGTGGTTGGCATGACCGCCTCCGCCCGCGGCGGCCAGACGCCCCGCAGCCTGCGCGACTCGGGCGGTGACATGAGCCGATGGCTGGAAGCCCGGATCGGGGCCAACAAGGCGCGGTTCGTCGACCACTCCGGGCTGGGTGATGCATCCGAGATTTCCTGCCGCGAGATGGTCAGCGCCCTCACCGACCTCGCCCCCAAGCTCGGACTGCGCCCGCTGCTCAAACCGATCCCGATGCGCAATTCGGCGGGCCAGGTGCTCGACGGCCACCCGCTGCAGATCGTGGCCAAGACCGGCACGCTCAACTTCGTCTCGGCCCTCGCAGGCTACGTGAAGGCGCCCGACGGCACCGACCTCGCCTTTGCCATGTTCATGGCCGACGAGCCGCGCCGCAAGCGCCTGAGCAAGGCCGAGCGCGAAAGCCCCGAAGGCGGCAGCGCCTGGAACAAGCGGGCCAAGAACCTTCAGCTACGGCTGATCGAACGCTGGGCCGCGCTCTACACCGGCTGA
- a CDS encoding DUF4864 domain-containing protein, protein MRILAIILTLLLAAPVAQAQEPSAIPDVIGQQLEAFEADDFARAFTFASPMIKGYFRTPENFGAMVQEGYPMVHRPGSVTFGTQRSEGGSIYQSVTIRDAEGRYHALEYEMIPDGAGGWLIDGVSFVPAPDVSA, encoded by the coding sequence ATGCGTATTCTGGCCATTATTCTCACCCTTCTGCTTGCCGCCCCCGTGGCGCAGGCGCAGGAGCCAAGCGCGATCCCCGATGTGATCGGCCAGCAGCTCGAGGCCTTCGAGGCCGATGATTTTGCCCGCGCCTTCACCTTCGCCTCCCCGATGATCAAGGGCTACTTCCGCACCCCCGAGAATTTCGGCGCCATGGTGCAGGAGGGCTACCCGATGGTGCACCGCCCCGGCAGCGTCACCTTTGGCACCCAGCGCAGCGAGGGCGGCAGCATCTACCAGAGCGTCACGATCCGCGATGCCGAAGGCCGCTACCATGCGCTGGAATACGAGATGATCCCCGACGGGGCAGGGGGCTGGCTGATCGACGGTGTCAGCTTCGTTCCGGCGCCGGATGTCTCGGCCTGA
- a CDS encoding HugZ family protein, protein MPETDPIRPTDDEARALSCGLLDEARHGALGVLEGGAPLVSRIAVGTDARGGPVTLVSSLSAHTAALRAEPACSLMVGEPGSKGDPLTHPRLSLQCRAAFVERESDDHAALRARWLESHPKAKLYIDFGDFGFVRLEVQGAFLNGGFGKAFRLTPADLGL, encoded by the coding sequence ATGCCCGAGACAGACCCGATCCGCCCGACCGACGATGAAGCCCGCGCCCTGAGCTGCGGCCTGCTGGACGAGGCCCGCCATGGGGCGCTGGGAGTGCTGGAGGGCGGGGCGCCGCTGGTGAGCCGGATCGCGGTGGGCACCGATGCGCGTGGCGGGCCGGTGACGCTGGTGTCTTCGCTCTCGGCCCATACGGCGGCGCTGCGGGCAGAGCCCGCCTGCTCGCTGATGGTGGGGGAGCCGGGCAGCAAGGGTGACCCGCTGACCCATCCGCGCCTGTCGCTGCAATGCCGGGCAGCCTTTGTCGAGCGCGAGAGCGACGACCATGCCGCGCTGCGGGCGCGCTGGCTGGAGAGTCACCCCAAGGCCAAGCTCTACATCGATTTTGGCGATTTCGGCTTTGTGCGGCTGGAGGTGCAGGGCGCCTTTCTGAACGGCGGCTTTGGCAAGGCCTTCCGGCTCACCCCCGCCGATCTCGGCCTTTAG
- a CDS encoding lysine--tRNA ligase produces MSDLRHIAMESKAWPFEEARAVLKRIEKIPPKKGYVLFETGYGPSGLPHIGTFGEVLRTTMIRRAFEMISDMPTKLICFSDDMDGMRKVPGNVPNQDRLREDLQRPLTSVYDPFETHESFGHHNNAMLRRFLDTFGFEYEFISATEFYKEGRFDEVLCRAAERYDDVMKVMLKSLREERQQTYSIFLPIHPETGRVLYVPMKHVDPTNHTITFDDEDGREWTLPVTGGNVKLQWKPDFGARWAALDVDFEMYGKDHSTNTPIYDRICEILGGRKPEHFTYELFLDDKGQKISKSSGNGISIDEWLTYASSESLSYFMYQKPKTAKRLHWDVIPKMVDEYHQQLRAFPDQDAKAQFANPVWHIHGGKPPVSNMVVPFSMLLNLASVSGAQDKETLWGFIRRYAPGAEPETHPDLDAAAGFAVKYFEDFVAPTRQFRAPTDPEREALEELRAKLAAWDGGQDAEGLQGIVYEVGRERFDPMRDWFKALYQVLLGADQGPRFGGFIALYGVEETVALIDKALAGELA; encoded by the coding sequence ATGTCCGACCTGCGGCACATCGCGATGGAAAGCAAAGCCTGGCCCTTTGAAGAAGCGCGCGCCGTGCTCAAACGCATCGAGAAGATCCCGCCGAAAAAGGGTTATGTGCTGTTCGAAACCGGCTATGGCCCTTCCGGCCTGCCCCACATCGGCACCTTCGGCGAAGTCTTGCGCACCACGATGATCCGCCGCGCCTTCGAGATGATTTCCGACATGCCCACCAAGCTCATCTGCTTTTCAGATGACATGGACGGCATGCGCAAGGTGCCCGGCAACGTACCCAATCAGGACCGCCTGCGCGAAGACCTGCAACGCCCCCTGACCTCGGTCTATGACCCGTTCGAAACCCACGAGAGCTTCGGCCACCACAACAACGCCATGCTGCGCCGGTTCCTCGACACCTTCGGCTTCGAGTACGAGTTCATCTCCGCCACCGAATTTTACAAGGAAGGCCGCTTCGACGAGGTGCTCTGCCGCGCCGCCGAGCGATATGACGACGTGATGAAGGTCATGCTGAAGAGCCTGCGCGAAGAGCGCCAGCAGACCTATTCCATCTTCCTGCCGATCCACCCCGAAACCGGCCGTGTGCTCTACGTGCCGATGAAGCACGTGGACCCCACCAACCACACCATCACATTCGATGACGAGGATGGCCGCGAGTGGACCCTGCCCGTGACCGGCGGCAACGTGAAACTACAGTGGAAGCCCGATTTCGGCGCCCGCTGGGCGGCACTCGATGTGGATTTCGAGATGTATGGCAAGGATCACTCCACCAACACGCCGATCTACGACCGGATCTGCGAGATCCTCGGCGGCAGGAAGCCCGAGCACTTCACCTATGAGCTCTTCCTCGATGACAAGGGCCAGAAGATCTCCAAGTCCTCGGGCAACGGCATTTCCATCGACGAGTGGCTCACCTACGCCAGCTCCGAGAGCCTCAGCTACTTCATGTATCAAAAGCCGAAGACGGCGAAGCGCCTGCATTGGGACGTGATCCCCAAGATGGTGGACGAGTATCACCAGCAGCTCCGCGCCTTCCCCGATCAGGACGCCAAGGCGCAGTTCGCCAACCCGGTCTGGCACATCCACGGTGGCAAGCCGCCGGTGTCGAACATGGTGGTGCCCTTCTCGATGTTGCTTAACCTCGCCTCGGTCTCTGGCGCGCAGGACAAGGAAACCCTCTGGGGCTTCATCCGCCGCTACGCACCGGGCGCCGAGCCCGAAACCCACCCCGATCTCGATGCGGCGGCGGGTTTCGCGGTGAAGTACTTCGAAGACTTCGTCGCCCCCACCCGCCAGTTCCGCGCCCCCACCGATCCGGAGCGCGAGGCGCTCGAGGAGCTGCGGGCCAAGCTCGCCGCATGGGACGGCGGGCAGGATGCCGAAGGGTTACAGGGCATTGTCTATGAGGTGGGCCGCGAACGCTTCGACCCGATGCGCGACTGGTTCAAGGCGCTTTACCAGGTGCTCCTCGGCGCCGATCAGGGCCCGCGCTTCGGTGGCTTCATCGCGCTCTACGGCGTCGAGGAAACCGTGGCCCTGATCGACAAGGCACTGGCGGGCGAGCTCGCCTGA
- a CDS encoding glycosyl hydrolase family 28-related protein — MNKAITDGIVFMPPPFAGGLDVWSKEDGTPGSATYDGDPNAALVPSDADFGGCVELIKTTGTQKLRYMGETPVFPGCYLRVTARLKAVAGNLPAVRIAAWAGGAGSAHVTGLDETGPSVSLTSYGEVVEVSAIIGTANRTGVNMPWTPEVLYAHVGLDLTGPNGGSIRIDDLVVEDITSAFLRDMMDWVDVRDFGAVGDGLADDAAAFNAADDAAAGRAVLVPEGTYYLGSTLTIDNPIRFVGTVTMPDDKRLSLKKNFDLPTYIEAFGNEVVAFKKAIQSLFNFNDHDSLDMGGRKIDLTEPIDIKAAVDNQDSFLIRRVIRNGQFQASTSSAWDDTTVTSQASYDPGNSKTLTGVSNVANIEVGSLVTGAGVGREVYVKSRNIGAQTVTLSKSLYGAAGTQNFTFTRFKYMLDFSGMVNMDKFVFSDIEFQCSSKASAIMLPQDGLNFHIRDCFITSPKDRGITSIGGACQGMQLDRCQFLSKEGSEDVQDRTTIAVNINSNDAKIRDCRAVRFLHFLVLGGSNYIIQANHWFQGDSVNQGLRSAGIVFTSVNVSSTLNANYVDNSFIEWTNEHDATPDYNSGYSFGALSVQNNIFFSTNAASWFSFFVIKPFGAGHFIHGLTVTGNMFKTVNGAIDRVENVDESYAGFDYGRFRNIQFHSNTYNGVNQMTVSPVMLQFDQATAASTWTLNFGDYMPFGGRIRNVESVVAENSIDTSGGGKLWSMPYVRVERGATQQEVDLEWESACTGRVQVTGRVDNPN; from the coding sequence ATGAACAAGGCAATCACCGACGGAATCGTCTTCATGCCGCCGCCTTTCGCGGGTGGCCTCGACGTGTGGTCGAAGGAAGACGGCACACCGGGCAGCGCCACCTATGATGGCGACCCGAACGCCGCGCTGGTGCCCTCGGACGCCGATTTTGGCGGCTGCGTCGAGCTGATCAAGACAACCGGCACCCAGAAGCTGCGCTACATGGGCGAAACCCCGGTGTTTCCCGGCTGTTACCTGCGGGTCACGGCGCGGCTGAAGGCGGTGGCGGGCAACCTCCCGGCGGTGCGCATCGCCGCTTGGGCCGGCGGCGCGGGCAGCGCCCATGTGACCGGGCTCGATGAAACCGGCCCCTCCGTCAGCCTCACCTCCTACGGCGAGGTGGTCGAAGTCTCCGCCATCATCGGCACCGCCAACCGCACCGGGGTGAACATGCCCTGGACCCCCGAAGTGCTCTATGCCCACGTCGGGCTCGACCTGACGGGCCCCAACGGCGGCTCCATCCGCATCGACGATCTCGTGGTCGAAGACATCACCTCCGCCTTCCTGCGCGACATGATGGACTGGGTCGACGTGCGCGATTTCGGGGCCGTGGGCGACGGGCTCGCCGACGATGCCGCCGCCTTCAACGCCGCCGACGATGCCGCGGCGGGGCGCGCCGTGCTGGTGCCCGAGGGCACCTATTACCTCGGCAGCACCCTCACCATCGACAACCCCATCCGCTTCGTCGGCACCGTCACCATGCCCGACGACAAGCGCCTGTCGCTGAAGAAAAATTTCGACCTGCCGACCTATATCGAAGCCTTCGGAAACGAGGTGGTGGCCTTCAAGAAGGCAATTCAGTCGCTGTTCAACTTCAACGATCACGACAGCCTCGACATGGGCGGGCGCAAGATCGACCTGACCGAGCCGATCGACATCAAGGCGGCGGTCGACAACCAGGACAGTTTCCTGATCCGCCGGGTCATCCGCAACGGCCAGTTCCAGGCCTCCACCTCCTCTGCATGGGACGACACCACCGTCACCTCGCAGGCCAGCTACGACCCGGGCAACAGCAAGACCCTGACCGGGGTGAGCAACGTGGCCAATATCGAGGTCGGCAGCCTCGTGACCGGGGCGGGCGTGGGCCGCGAGGTCTACGTGAAATCCAGAAACATCGGCGCCCAGACGGTGACGCTCTCCAAGTCGCTCTACGGCGCGGCGGGCACCCAGAACTTCACCTTCACCCGGTTCAAGTACATGCTCGATTTCTCCGGCATGGTGAACATGGACAAGTTCGTGTTCTCCGACATCGAGTTTCAATGCTCCTCCAAGGCCTCCGCGATCATGCTTCCGCAGGACGGGCTGAACTTTCACATCCGCGACTGCTTCATCACCTCCCCCAAGGACCGGGGCATCACCTCCATCGGCGGGGCGTGCCAGGGGATGCAGCTCGACCGCTGCCAGTTCCTGTCCAAGGAGGGCAGCGAGGACGTGCAGGACCGCACCACCATCGCCGTCAACATCAACTCCAACGATGCCAAGATCCGCGATTGCCGCGCCGTGCGCTTCCTGCACTTCCTCGTGCTCGGTGGAAGCAACTATATCATCCAGGCCAACCACTGGTTCCAGGGCGACAGCGTGAACCAGGGCCTGCGCTCAGCAGGGATCGTGTTTACCAGCGTCAACGTGTCGAGCACGCTCAACGCCAACTACGTCGACAACAGCTTCATCGAGTGGACCAACGAGCATGACGCCACGCCCGATTACAACTCGGGCTATTCCTTCGGCGCGCTCTCGGTGCAGAACAACATCTTCTTCTCCACCAACGCCGCGAGCTGGTTCAGCTTCTTCGTCATCAAGCCCTTCGGCGCGGGCCATTTCATCCACGGGCTGACGGTGACGGGCAACATGTTCAAAACCGTCAACGGGGCCATCGACCGGGTGGAAAACGTCGATGAAAGTTACGCCGGCTTCGACTATGGCCGCTTCCGCAACATCCAGTTCCACTCCAACACCTACAACGGCGTGAACCAGATGACGGTGAGCCCGGTGATGCTGCAATTCGATCAGGCCACCGCCGCCAGCACATGGACGCTGAACTTCGGCGATTACATGCCCTTCGGCGGCCGCATCCGCAACGTCGAGAGCGTGGTGGCCGAGAACTCCATCGACACGTCCGGCGGCGGCAAGCTCTGGTCCATGCCCTATGTGCGCGTCGAGCGCGGCGCGACCCAGCAGGAGGTGGACCTCGAGTGGGAGAGTGCTTGCACCGGGCGGGTGCAGGTGACGGGCCGGGTCGACAACCCCAACTGA
- a CDS encoding nicotinate-nucleotide adenylyltransferase: MRWDIPYAAPGQTVGLLGGSFDPAHEGHLHVTLEALKRFGLDQVWWLVSPGNPLKARGPAPLHDRIAEARALAAHPRITVTGIEARMGTRYTAQTLARLQALYPRVRFTWLMGADNLAQFHLWDRWEDIMGTVPVGVIARPGQRLSARMSKAAERFARFRLPAAASHLLPHAAPPAWCFINIPMSHQSSTAIRAARAAAGGAAKM; encoded by the coding sequence ATGAGATGGGATATTCCATATGCGGCACCCGGCCAGACGGTGGGGCTTCTGGGCGGCAGTTTCGACCCGGCCCATGAGGGGCACCTGCATGTGACGCTGGAGGCGCTCAAGCGGTTCGGGCTGGATCAGGTGTGGTGGCTGGTCAGCCCCGGCAACCCGCTGAAGGCCCGCGGCCCCGCGCCCCTGCACGACCGGATCGCCGAGGCAAGGGCACTGGCCGCGCATCCCCGCATCACCGTCACCGGCATCGAGGCGCGGATGGGCACCCGCTACACCGCCCAGACCCTCGCCCGGCTGCAGGCGCTTTATCCCCGGGTGCGGTTCACCTGGCTGATGGGGGCCGACAATCTCGCCCAGTTTCACCTCTGGGACCGCTGGGAAGACATCATGGGCACCGTGCCCGTCGGCGTCATCGCGCGACCCGGCCAGCGCCTCTCCGCGCGGATGTCAAAGGCCGCCGAGCGCTTTGCCCGCTTTCGCCTGCCCGCCGCCGCCTCCCACCTGCTGCCCCACGCCGCACCGCCCGCGTGGTGCTTCATCAACATCCCGATGAGCCATCAATCCTCCACCGCCATCCGCGCCGCCCGCGCGGCGGCGGGCGGGGCTGCGAAGATGTGA
- a CDS encoding tellurite resistance TerB family protein: MTSQDCLVAVMIAVSASDESIRTTELLTIERIVNHLPVFADYDLDRVRGVSATVFDLFEAEDGLDALFGLIRDGMPSRLYETAYALACDVAASDGKLQEAELAFLQEMRYELNIDRLHGAAIERGARARHLTI, translated from the coding sequence ATGACCTCGCAGGACTGCCTGGTGGCTGTGATGATCGCCGTTTCGGCCTCTGACGAGTCGATCCGCACCACCGAGCTGCTGACCATCGAGCGGATCGTCAACCATCTGCCGGTCTTTGCCGATTACGACCTCGACCGGGTGCGTGGCGTTTCGGCCACCGTGTTCGACCTGTTCGAAGCCGAGGACGGGCTTGATGCGCTGTTCGGGCTGATCCGCGACGGGATGCCCTCGCGGCTCTATGAAACCGCCTATGCGCTGGCCTGCGATGTGGCGGCCTCGGACGGCAAGTTGCAGGAGGCCGAATTGGCCTTCCTGCAGGAGATGCGCTACGAGCTGAACATCGACCGGCTGCATGGCGCGGCCATTGAGCGCGGTGCGAGAGCGCGGCATTTGACCATCTAG
- a CDS encoding GNAT family N-acetyltransferase: MKPVTIRRATPADVDAISANHRATHAQHVAAFEGYDDAPWDAQITARLKDPTADAPDFTVFVAELGGHFAGHLAMHPFTHAEGGASQHISDISVREGDRGYGVGRALVEAAEDQARRDGTELMLAMIWPGNTPSRDFFAAMGYASRHDEKRGLVVAAKSLARPRGPAKVERFLLIGVVGLVVFILAALAFGMLG, encoded by the coding sequence TTGAAACCTGTCACGATCCGCCGGGCCACGCCGGCCGACGTCGACGCGATTTCTGCCAACCACCGCGCCACCCATGCGCAGCACGTCGCCGCGTTCGAAGGTTATGACGACGCACCGTGGGATGCGCAGATCACCGCCCGGCTGAAAGACCCGACCGCCGATGCGCCGGATTTCACCGTGTTTGTCGCCGAGCTGGGCGGGCATTTTGCCGGGCATCTGGCCATGCACCCGTTCACCCACGCCGAGGGCGGCGCGAGCCAGCATATCTCCGACATCTCGGTGCGGGAGGGAGACCGGGGATATGGCGTGGGCCGGGCGTTGGTGGAGGCTGCGGAGGACCAGGCCCGGCGCGACGGCACAGAGCTGATGCTGGCGATGATCTGGCCCGGCAACACGCCCTCGCGCGACTTCTTTGCCGCCATGGGCTACGCCTCCCGGCATGACGAGAAACGAGGCCTCGTGGTGGCGGCCAAGAGCCTCGCCCGACCGCGCGGCCCGGCCAAGGTGGAGCGCTTCCTGTTGATCGGCGTGGTCGGACTTGTCGTCTTCATCCTCGCGGCACTGGCCTTCGGGATGCTCGGCTGA
- a CDS encoding antibiotic biosynthesis monooxygenase: MPTITTDTSRQTVLTTFEVTPGTCEDVLDKLRDAYANVISRQPGFIAAALHVNDAQTRIANYSQWTRREDFQAMLRTSEMRKRNRAIHAEVKSFEPVMMEVAAVFP; this comes from the coding sequence ATGCCAACCATCACCACCGATACAAGCCGCCAGACCGTGCTGACCACCTTCGAGGTCACGCCCGGCACCTGCGAGGACGTGCTCGACAAGCTGCGCGACGCCTATGCAAACGTGATCAGCCGGCAGCCCGGTTTCATCGCCGCTGCGCTGCACGTGAACGATGCCCAGACCCGCATCGCCAACTACAGCCAATGGACGCGGCGCGAGGACTTTCAGGCCATGCTGCGCACGTCCGAAATGCGCAAGCGCAACCGCGCGATCCACGCCGAGGTAAAGAGCTTCGAGCCGGTGATGATGGAGGTGGCGGCGGTTTTCCCCTGA
- a CDS encoding PAS domain-containing protein — protein MSTSRVKPTRPAKGEAPFEFGEIFFSRTDERGVIQSGNEIFQRVSEHPWDKLIGAPHKVIRHPDMPKGFFHLFWERLKAGKVVSGYVKNMAADGLHYWVYAMASPMPGGGYISVRVKPSSEVFKTISKEYESLCKLEAEGLTPEESAARLVARLREIGYSDYEQFMASSLSREHAARDQKLGRQANARGQRFSEVSKAVQEAISHTNALCETFNAIEAVPHNMRILASRLEASGGPIAAISSNYGSMSKEISDWVDQFILGEKSAFANLRNAVSRSRVRSAMARVMEEARAQFETEEASETSQIDRAKEQEVLLEVSTSFRAHADSDLETVEREAQVFGRAVGEMKRLIAGLSTTRMMCKIESARLPEHNESLMAIIDQLDSFQTELEGRLDKIGEITATVLSAARALDQGRDGGKPPGVGPVRKVA, from the coding sequence ATGTCCACATCCCGAGTTAAACCGACGCGCCCCGCCAAGGGCGAGGCCCCGTTCGAGTTTGGCGAAATCTTCTTTTCGCGCACCGATGAGCGCGGCGTCATCCAGTCAGGCAACGAGATCTTTCAGCGCGTCTCCGAACATCCGTGGGACAAGCTCATCGGCGCGCCCCACAAGGTCATCCGTCACCCGGATATGCCCAAGGGCTTCTTTCACCTGTTCTGGGAGCGGCTGAAGGCCGGCAAGGTGGTGTCGGGCTACGTCAAGAACATGGCGGCAGACGGGTTGCACTACTGGGTCTACGCCATGGCCTCGCCGATGCCGGGCGGCGGCTACATCTCGGTGCGGGTCAAGCCTTCGAGCGAGGTGTTCAAGACCATTTCCAAGGAATACGAGAGCCTCTGCAAGCTCGAGGCCGAGGGGCTGACCCCCGAGGAAAGCGCCGCACGGCTGGTGGCACGGCTTCGCGAGATTGGCTATTCGGATTACGAGCAGTTCATGGCCTCCAGTCTCTCGCGCGAGCACGCCGCCCGCGACCAGAAGCTGGGCCGACAGGCCAATGCGCGCGGGCAGCGGTTTTCGGAGGTGTCCAAGGCGGTGCAGGAGGCGATTTCTCACACCAATGCGCTTTGCGAAACCTTCAACGCCATCGAGGCGGTGCCGCACAACATGCGTATCCTGGCCTCCCGGCTGGAAGCCTCGGGCGGGCCGATCGCCGCGATCTCTTCGAACTACGGCTCGATGTCGAAGGAAATTTCCGACTGGGTCGACCAGTTCATCCTCGGGGAGAAGAGCGCCTTTGCCAATTTGCGCAACGCCGTGAGCCGCAGCCGGGTGCGCAGTGCCATGGCGCGGGTGATGGAAGAGGCGCGCGCGCAGTTCGAAACCGAGGAGGCCTCGGAAACCTCTCAGATCGACCGCGCGAAAGAGCAGGAAGTGCTGCTGGAGGTCTCCACCAGCTTCCGCGCCCATGCCGACAGTGACCTTGAAACGGTTGAGCGGGAGGCGCAGGTATTCGGCCGCGCCGTGGGAGAGATGAAGCGGCTGATCGCCGGGCTCTCGACCACCCGGATGATGTGCAAGATCGAAAGCGCCCGCCTGCCCGAACACAACGAAAGTCTGATGGCGATCATCGACCAGCTCGACTCGTTCCAGACCGAGCTGGAAGGGCGGCTCGACAAGATCGGAGAGATCACCGCCACCGTTCTCTCCGCCGCGCGGGCGCTGGATCAGGGCCGTGATGGCGGCAAGCCGCCCGGGGTCGGGCCAGTGCGCAAGGTCGCCTGA
- a CDS encoding helix-turn-helix domain-containing GNAT family N-acetyltransferase, translated as MLTDIARIRRFNRAVTTETGALDDSFLGRGRPLGAARVLNAIGQAGEAGREVGDVRDFLGLDSGLLSRLLRGLEAEGLVTVGPHPEDGRKRLARLTTEGETEFAAYEALSDIRAEGLLANHPRPRALLDAMDLVASALGQHRIEIAEDDPQSDASRHCLGEYYGELARRFEQGFDVNLSRDPDAASMRPPVGSFLVARSDGLPVGCVGLKGGQAFGEVKRLWVAPAARGLRLATRLMDALEARARALGMTVLRLDTNSALPEAVAMYRNAGWQEIDRFNDDPYPDHFFEKSL; from the coding sequence ATGCTGACCGATATCGCCCGCATCCGCCGCTTCAACCGTGCCGTCACCACCGAGACCGGCGCCCTCGACGATAGCTTTCTGGGCCGGGGTCGACCGCTCGGCGCGGCGCGGGTGCTCAACGCCATCGGACAGGCCGGGGAGGCCGGGCGCGAGGTGGGCGATGTGCGGGACTTTCTGGGGCTGGACAGCGGGCTGCTGTCGCGGCTGCTCCGCGGGCTGGAGGCGGAGGGGCTGGTGACGGTCGGCCCGCACCCCGAGGACGGGCGCAAGCGGCTGGCGCGGCTGACCACCGAGGGGGAGACCGAATTTGCCGCCTACGAGGCCCTCTCCGACATCCGCGCCGAGGGCCTGCTGGCAAACCACCCCCGGCCCCGCGCCCTGCTCGATGCGATGGACCTCGTCGCCTCGGCCCTCGGGCAGCACCGGATCGAGATTGCGGAAGACGACCCGCAGTCCGACGCCAGCCGCCATTGCCTTGGCGAATACTACGGAGAGCTCGCCCGCCGCTTCGAACAGGGCTTCGACGTGAACCTCTCGCGGGACCCCGATGCCGCCTCGATGCGCCCGCCGGTCGGCAGCTTTCTGGTGGCCCGCTCCGACGGACTGCCGGTGGGCTGCGTGGGCCTCAAGGGCGGGCAGGCCTTTGGCGAGGTCAAACGGCTCTGGGTCGCCCCCGCCGCACGGGGCCTGCGCCTTGCCACCCGGCTGATGGACGCGCTCGAGGCCCGCGCCCGCGCCCTCGGCATGACCGTGCTGCGGCTCGACACCAACTCTGCCCTGCCCGAAGCTGTGGCCATGTATCGGAATGCCGGTTGGCAGGAGATCGACCGTTTCAACGACGACCCCTACCCTGACCATTTCTTCGAGAAGTCGCTTTGA